Part of the Candidatus Obscuribacterales bacterium genome, AATTCCCGAGAGGGATACTGACACTTCCCGAACCACTTCTCCATTATAAAGCACACATATTTTTCCAGATTCCATGGCCCAACCGATGGGCGAAAATGTCACTTCGCCACTGGTAAAAGTCCACTCCAGAGAGGCACCATCACTCACTTCTACAGACTGCCCTGACCCTGAAGACAGCTCGACTTTAGACGAAGAAACTGTCCCCGTGACATTCTTCTTTCGGGTTATCGCCTCACTCTTAACACCCCCCAGCGCTCTCACTACGCCATTGGTTGTGCTTACAATCCGGTTTCTCTCAATCATCCCCTGAAAATTGGGTACCGCTATCGTTGCCAAAATAACAAGCACAGCAATAGTCACCAAGAGTTCTATCAAGGTAAATCCCGAAAAATTTCTTAACTTACCAGCAATCTGAGCCATCGGAATCTTTATCGCCTTGGTGATTTAGCCTAAAATCTCCACAACTATCGCCAACCTGCGCGTCTTTAGGAGCACTATCTGGCGATGCCGTCAATGTATAACCGGCGCCACTAGCGACCAAGGCTCCTGTCACTTGGTAGAAGCCCTCCTCGGAATTTATTGTACCTCCTCCGGAAAGCCCCAGATCCGTTAAACACTGTGTGTAGCTCGACTTCACCGTATAACAGCGCTCCATCCTGCCTGCCACATCCGTTAACTTGGACATCGCGTCCGTGCGCCTGGCCTCCTGCACATACCGCGTGTAGTTGGGGTATGCAATCGCCGCCAGAATCCCGATCACGGCAACCGCAATCATCAGTTCGATAAGCGTGAAGCCGCCACTGTGCCGGGTG contains:
- a CDS encoding prepilin-type N-terminal cleavage/methylation domain-containing protein, which codes for MAQIAGKLRNFSGFTLIELLVTIAVLVILATIAVPNFQGMIERNRIVSTTNGVVRALGGVKSEAITRKKNVTGTVSSSKVELSSGSGQSVEVSDGASLEWTFTSGEVTFSPIGWAMESGKICVLYNGEVVREVSVSLSGI